GAAAACGGTCTCTATACGGGTAAAGCATTACTTCTCTTCCGCAATCCGGGCGACGCTTCCAGAGCAATGTTCTTCTTCCGTTACGGGTGTACAATTCAAGGACGCAGAATTAAAATGAAGCTGAAGTTTGCTGCTAATGGATTGCAGCTGCATCCAGGCGAATTTGTTTTACCAAGCCATCTAGCCTCAGACGGTAAACCAATCTATTACTTGCAGCTGTAGGTGCCAGGGAGCTCGAGGTACTACAGcactggaagaaaatgaatcaaaattgtttttcttgattatttgatatttctaaATAAACGGGTTTTGCCCGCCAAACGCAACTAGTTTCtgttctgaaattttttaactggtTTTAACTATACGAATTTTCTTTACGAACAATAAAGGTAACCAACTCACCGTAATGACACTGTTCAGTGCTCATTACTgattttaaatctttgagctgtAATACGCAGTTGACTTACTAATATGGTATTATCGGGTATACTTTACAATATAATTCTTGCTATACATGAATATATATCTCCGCTTAAGTTTTCCCGatagttattttcttttattggaaTAAAGTAGATATTTCAACCTCATCCTTCTGATGCTTGCGTAAAAAAAGAGCGCAGAATGTTCAATATTATAACTTAAATGTAAGTATTTCTCTTGTGGCTTAGGATGATCCTTGCAaacattgttttgtttgacgtATTGCACTGATGGTCGATAACCAATCCATTTTAGATGTTGTTTGAAAATAGGGGTGAAATAAAACCAACATCAATACgaatgtaaattttaaaatcgaaCCAACGAGTTGCGCTGCCAACATTTGGTTTCATAAAGGATATTATAGCTCTCTATAAAATAATTAGCGTTAACACCCTGATGCCAAGTCTGATGCCGTTAAAGTCCATGCGAAATTACTTTGCAGAAGACATATTTCCAGTAGTAGGATAATCAGGATAGCATGCATTAAAACATGTTTAGTCCGGTATCTACTTTTCGCTTGCGATCATTGGTCAAATAAGCGCCATAATTGTCATCCTCTTGACTACGCCTTTTAGCTTCTGTGCAGTTGCTCTACTAGTAAGCGGGCAGATATTTGTTTTGTGTAAATAGGCAATTCTTTTTATGGTATCAGTTTTATAATACGAGATTTTTACATTATACGTGAAATCTTTTTGAACTTGCAATCTAAAAGCTATCGACGATTTTGAATACTGTTCcgtttattcaattatttgcaACATCATGACAAACGTACACACTTGAACCCACCATTTGAAACTGTGTTATAGAAACAATCAAAACCCAAAATGGGCATACTCCAGCAAGCATAGATTGgcgaaatcaaatttcaataatgaTATCGTCATCGGACAGCATTATTACATTCCGTAACATACGACACTTGGGTTTCCTGATCGTCTTGGGTTTCATTCCCTGTAGCGACAATGTGAAGGACTGCTGCATGCCCTTAATCTTCTTGCTGGAGCTCATCGACAGTCGACAATAATCGAGGTCAAAAGAGCCCCCCTTTTCTGACTTCTCTTCtggatttctcttcttctcgactCGACCTTTTCTAACTATACAGCAGGGGCAGAGCTAAAAAATTGATCGGAATTGATCTCCAGATTGTCAATTCGCTCCAACCACGATGTACTAAGAGCTACTCCCAGTACATCGTGCTAATAGGCGCTGATAGGGACGTTCGCCCGTGTGAACTCGGCGAAGATCGTATGGTGTtcgtgaaatcaaaatttaactaTAGCAATACACGCGGCAATTATTGGCAATAAAATCTATCAAGATTTTCATCATTGAATTGGCAGATTCCTCAATCGTTTTCTCCATCCTCTTTTACGCGATTATAGTAGGCTAATATTTCCTCAATTATGTTATGATTATGAATATACTGATGGCTATTATAATTCAAGAAACTCTACAAATGGAGCGAAAAATCCATGCTAATTAAATGCATtgcgaattttttatttttattcatattttaagCGCGGCTAATCGTTCAAACAATTTGGCAATTTTCGCGTTTCCCGGGCGTCTGAGTTGTCTGCTGTGAGTACCGTCAAAATGTTGGAGTGAGTCTTCACCTTCACGAGAATGTCAACAAGCAAGTTTGAAAAACTCTCCAGTGAAGCTTTTGGTTTGCCTTGTCACTCACTTCTCTCATCAAATCGTTTCTCATgatgattgaaataatttagaattttatcTTACAACGAATGTGCCTTATCTGGAAGAATTGCCCACTTGCTTGGAATTCTATAGAAATTATGTGGCTCAAAATCGGCCAGTGATTATCCGTAATGCTTTCAACAGCTGGCCGGCGTTATCGAAATGGAACATTGAATACTTAAggttttttccccattcatACTATTGTTATTTATCAACTCTTAAGTCTTATcataatttgacatttttttgttatgttaAAGGCAGTCTTATGGGACAAAAGATGTCACAGTAACCATCACCCCAAATGGTTATGCTGATGCAGTCACAAATGGACACTTTGTTCTTCCCCTGGAAAACGTGATGCCCATGAACCAGTTTTTGAAATCACTGGAAAACCCTGTCGTAAACAGGGTGCACTATATTCAAACACAGAACTCCAATCTCACCAAAGAGTTTGCAGAATTGATAGCTGACTCTGCAGACGAGATTGAGTGGGCCTCAACATTGTTTGGCACCAAGCCAGATGCAGTCAATTTCTGGATGGGAGATGAGCGGGCAATCACATCGAGTACCATTACTTCCATCAGTCAAAATATCATAAACTAATACAGATCATTTTTCCTATTCACAGTGCACAAGGATCCCTATGAAAACATGTACTGTGTCGTTTCTGGATACAAAGACTTCATTCTCCACCCTCCCACAGACCAGCCATGGATACCTTATGCAAATTATCCCAAAGCTAGTTACCAAGAAATCGACGGAGATTTGAAGATTGTTCCGGATGATGACGGAACCATTCCTTGGATAGATATCGATCCTTTGAAGCCCGACTTGACAAAATATCCCAAGTACAAAAATGCTCGGCAGATTCGATGTCGCGTTGAGAAAGGTGAAATGCTCTACCTGCCCTCGCTTTGGTTCCACCACGTCCGCCAGTCTCACGGCTGCATAGCAGTCAACTACTGGTACGATATGCAATACGACATCAAGTACAATTATTTCGAATTTGTTAAAGACCTGGTCAACTGTGATGCGTGATTTGCCAATAAAATGTCATTGCCTGTTGAACGCAGAGACGATTAAATTCTATGATAGGAATGTATTCTTGATATCTGGAAATCAATGGCACAAGACTAATCAATCCGGCGATGGTGAAACGAACGTAATGCTTtcttattaattatttatatataaaaattccaaatcctaggatgttgttgtttcttcagGAGAAGgtgttgtggtggtggtggttttgAACGACTGAAAAGTGTCCGTGACCATCGGTTCTGTAACGgctattttggaaaaaatgttcAGCATTAGAACTCTAAACCAgcatatctaaaaaaatagacaaaaacgTTGAAAGTAAAAATGTGTGTATACCTGGACGGAGAGCAGGATCGTTTAGATAGAAGAAAGTCGGCGACAAGGCGCAATCCACTTTGTCAATGTCCTGACATGTTAGCGTGGCTTGGTCAAACAGTAGCCCGGTTCCACACGTAAAAGTATGCGACACCACTCTGTATAATGcaatcgtgtttttttttttttttttcgtttgttttaaaattctaagCTCTCAGATATTTGGAAATAAGATATTAATCTTAGACTTGTCAAACGACTAGACACTCTGCTGGGTGTCGGTTACATTACCTGTTCTTTTTCCCAACTCCACAGGTATAGAATCGTCTGCAGCCACTGGACACGTCGGCGTAGAAGCCTCCGCCTCCGCCTTCCTCAAACGAGCACTTTTTGGCCAGAATGACTACATTGATATCCTTGGTCCATCTAATAAGATCACTCGAAAGACCTTACACCCAACTCAATTGTTCAATAATGTTCCTCCCTGGTTAAGAAGAGTAAAAGGAAATGAGCATCAGGTACTACAAAACTCaaagattttaaagaaaagagtaAATCTGACTATGTTGTTTCAAACTTAATTCTAGGTCCTGTTGCCCAAGATGAAATTTGTGCAACGAGAAGATTACCCCTCACTCATCCAACAAAGTGGGGCACGCTGAACTCTAGAATAAAAAAGCtttacaaatatttgaataccAAAACAAAGTCACCCTTCTGGAAACATGCTTAGTGAATTTGTGTTTAAagcagtaataaaaaaaatacatgaataataattttattataaattgcTTATTATCTGAAATCTGAATGCACATTGTGTAATTAATTAGACTTCCAAGTTGAAAAGGCTCACTTTTGAAACAATAATTGCACTTCACACAGAATTCATGTACAGCAAGgtaacaataaagaaaaacgataaGTCTAATCGAGAGGGGATATTACATGATGTTAGTCGTCGAGCTCGTTGATTTCCAGCTCAACGGAGAAGACGGCTTCCCAACGATATCGTACAGCTTCAATCTAATATGTTCAAAACATTAGTAGGATAAATAAAGGATTAATAATAAGACGGGACAAAACAAAGGAgggaatcaaaatttaatcacCAGTTGATCAACCGCCTCTCTAGTAGCCAAAGAAACTGTCCATTCGAGAAAATAATACCGGATCTGTTCCGGTTTGCTTACGATTACTTCGAAGTTTTcctgaataaagaaaacaaccaaatgtAATGCAGGTGAAATAGACAAGATATTGGCCGTCATTTTACCAAAGAGACGAGATTGACAAGTTGCTGAAGGCTGAGAAGCGACCCTCTCCCCCTCCCACCCCACGTTCAAAACTGAACTTGATGGCTCGTCAGCCAACGAGGATCACCACATACTAAAACCATACGATAACTTGTGACCATCAAGGCTGTGTTGCTATAACTGGCCGTTTGCTGGTGATTTTTCTGTTGCTTACTATTGCCCCATTCGACCCGTCAGTTTACACAAAAGAGGAAGACGCGAGAATTGCTATCCGGCATGAATCGGGTACTCGTCCTCGTAGATCCTACACTACACCGTCCGTTTCACCTTCATCCGCAGATCCCGTCAAAACAGTGTCCTGATCTCCTCTGACGGAGTCCAATCAAAGCCAGCCATTGATCCGCCATGAGTACCGTCCTTAACGGCGGAACAGTAAATCCGGATTTCTCAAGAATATCTAAACCGCAGAATATTAgctaaataaaagaacaacacaataaaaatgatttaccaGTGAGAAAGTGAGTCACGCGTTCTTGGTTCGTCTTTGATCACGAAGCAAAATGAGGTGAGACCAACTCGTTCCGAACTTCAGAACAACACCTCGGTTACCGATGACGATTAACATGTTAACTAGTTGATTAAGCGGGTAACTTGTTTCCAAACTGAGCCACTTTTCTGGCTGCTCACTGTTAATAGAAGCGAGTCGCATGATTTTATCCACAACCACCTCGACTTCCTTCTTCCGAAGTGTCGGAAGCCTCCTTACCGCTGATGGTGGGTGAAGACGGTTCATTGGATGCTACGATGACGTCACTGCCCGGAAGATTACTCGAGGATGGAGTTGATTCAGACCCAGACACGTCATTATTAGGAACTACAACTGggctttgctgctgctgctgtttacGACCTATTAACAAGGCATCAAATAAAACTGTTTGATCTAACACAAGAGAACTGCGTTACCTTTCAAAAGAGGAGAATAAACTGTAGAACATCGCAGCTGGATAGCCGCTCCAATCAAAGGGAATTTTCGGTCGCATTTCATGCAGCTCATATCGTCTCTCAATAATCGATCCTCTCTCTCCGGATTGGCAACTTTTGACGATGACCCAGAGCAGCTAgcgaaaatcttttccagCTCCTAGAACAAAGGAAAATTAGTAACAAGATTTGACATTTCAACACGTAAATGATAATAAGACATTAAAATCGTCTTGTTCCTTGCGTCGCTACTATTGCGAATTGATTATAGCACAGTTAAAAATCTTGAGAAAgatatgaagaaaaatattgtgaGGTTACACACCACTGGTATCACActgaatgttttttctttcgtgtgaaTGGTCAAATGTTTTCAGACAGTTTAAGTATTTGTGCGGACATTACGGACGGGCCAGTTTTTCATCAGTGATCTCGTATGTTGACGTAAGTTGGATCGGTCGTAAAAACGTCACATTTAAAGGGCTTCACTCCCTGATGTTGCCAGGATGACGTGAAGTCGCAAATAATCACTgcctaaaaatgttttcacacATGTATCACAATTCACAGGTGCTAGCTTGGTCCCATAGTACATATTCATATGTCATACCAAAACATTCTTGTGATGAAAAGACTTTCAAGCATCTTTACATCCATATTTTCTTTGGTGTGTTGTGTCACTAAGCTCAGGATATTCCtgtaaagaaaatataattattaatgCTAAACCGTTTAGCATTAATAATTGTgacattttatcaaaattataACCTTATTGAATGCTTCCAAGTTAAAATCATCATCTCCATTCTCATCTCCGTTGGAGCTCCCTTCAGGGTTATCTTCTGCTGCTTCCTCACTCTCCCTTTTTATGTCATCAAAATTTTCTCTCACCTCAAAGATTGCAGGAGGctcattatcattttttacagCTTGTTTTATCATCTACAATGAAATTGGGATCACTTTTTCTTGCCTGTTTAAAATACACATCAAAATTAAGTCACACCATATCCGAGTCCATCTGCAGTGTCACTTCTTTAAGCACCTGTCTTGCGATATGGACCAGGCTTCCAATCTTTGTTCCAATCTATAAGGTTTTGAATGCAATTTGAGATTTAGTATATCAATACATAATTATATATTCTTCTACCCTAAAAAGAGGAAAGGCTgctcaaaaaaaaggaaaaaaaaagtgtctttgATCTTGGCCTTGCTTTTGTTTACAGCTGTCGTCTGCTAAAGCGGCGGTTAAGCACTTGAAGATGACAGTCGTAACGATGGCAACCAAACGCGATGATTACACCAGATAACACGTAGAtcatgttttgattgtttt
The window above is part of the Daphnia pulex isolate KAP4 chromosome 3, ASM2113471v1 genome. Proteins encoded here:
- the LOC124191508 gene encoding bifunctional peptidase and (3S)-lysyl hydroxylase Jmjd7-like isoform X1, with the protein product MSTSKFEKLSSEAFEFYLTTNVPYLEELPTCLEFYRNYVAQNRPVIIRNAFNSWPALSKWNIEYLRQSYGTKDVTVTITPNGYADAVTNGHFVLPLENVMPMNQFLKSLENPVVNRVHYIQTQNSNLTKEFAELIADSADEIEWASTLFGTKPDAVNFWMGDERAITSMHKDPYENMYCVVSGYKDFILHPPTDQPWIPYANYPKASYQEIDGDLKIVPDDDGTIPWIDIDPLKPDLTKYPKYKNARQIRCRVEKGEMLYLPSLWFHHVRQSHGCIAVNYWYDMQYDIKYNYFEFVKDLVNCDA
- the LOC124191508 gene encoding bifunctional peptidase and (3S)-lysyl hydroxylase Jmjd7-like isoform X2, which encodes MSTSKFEKLSSEAFEFYLTTNVPYLEELPTCLEFYRNYVAQNRPVIIRNAFNSWPALSKWNIEYLRQSYGTKDVTVTITPNGYADAVTNGHFVLPLENVMPMNQFLKSLENPVVNRVHYIQTQNSNLTKEFAELIADSADEIEWASTLFGTKPDAVNFWMGDERAITSMHKDPYENMYCVVSGYKDFILHPPTDQPWIPYANYPKASYQEIDGDLKIVPDDDGTIPWIDIDPLKPDLTKYPKYKNARQIRCRVEKGEMLYLPSLWFHHVRQSHGCIAVNY